The following are encoded in a window of Natronoarchaeum philippinense genomic DNA:
- a CDS encoding transcription initiation factor IIB, translating into MSDTATTTTCPECGGRLNASGDETVCGDCGLVVRADRIDRGPEWRSFDDGDNRKRTGAPLTHSRHDRGLSTEIGYGADGRLTGRKRRQLSRMRREHNRSKIASKTERNQVYAFTEIRRMVADQSLPESVKEQACTLFRSAQKEDLLRGRSLEGFAAATVYAACRVDTVSRTVDEMVDVSRASRDEFKAAYGALNTELGLPVGPIDPREYLPRFASRLGLDAEVERRARELAQRAQENGIVGGRDPSGFAAGCLYAAGREFDAGVTQSEAADVAGVSPVTLRSAYHDLTA; encoded by the coding sequence ATGAGCGATACCGCGACGACGACAACCTGTCCGGAGTGTGGCGGCCGATTGAACGCGAGCGGCGACGAGACGGTCTGTGGCGACTGCGGCCTCGTCGTTCGGGCCGACCGGATCGACCGCGGTCCCGAGTGGCGGTCGTTCGACGATGGCGACAATCGAAAGCGAACGGGTGCCCCGCTGACGCACTCGCGCCACGATAGGGGACTCTCGACCGAGATCGGCTACGGCGCTGACGGGCGACTCACCGGTCGAAAGCGCCGACAGCTCTCGCGGATGCGGCGCGAACACAACAGATCGAAAATCGCCTCGAAGACCGAACGAAATCAGGTGTACGCCTTCACCGAGATTCGGCGCATGGTCGCCGACCAATCGCTGCCCGAATCGGTCAAAGAGCAGGCCTGCACGCTGTTCCGATCCGCTCAGAAGGAAGACCTGCTTCGGGGACGCTCGCTGGAGGGGTTCGCGGCGGCGACGGTGTACGCGGCCTGCCGGGTCGACACGGTCTCGCGGACTGTCGACGAGATGGTCGACGTCTCCCGGGCCAGCCGCGACGAGTTCAAAGCGGCCTACGGAGCGCTCAACACCGAGTTGGGACTGCCGGTCGGCCCGATCGACCCGCGCGAGTACCTGCCTCGATTCGCCAGTCGGCTCGGTCTCGACGCCGAAGTCGAACGGCGCGCCCGCGAACTCGCACAGCGCGCGCAGGAAAACGGCATCGTCGGCGGGCGCGATCCCAGCGGATTCGCGGCTGGTTGTCTGTACGCAGCCGGCCGGGAGTTCGACGCCGGCGTGACCCAGTCGGAGGCAGCCGACGTTGCCGGTGTCTCGCCGGTGACACTCCGCTCCGCGTACCACGATCTGACCGCGTGA
- the ileS gene encoding isoleucine--tRNA ligase — protein sequence MDRFGEVDDQYDPDAVESRVFDYWDEVDAYEKAKASREGNERYFFVDGPPYTSGAAHMGHAWNKSLKDVYIRYKRMQGFDVTDRPGYDMHGLPIETKVEEEMDFENKKDIEDYGVENFIDACRDFAEDSLQGLQDDFKSFGVWMDWDDPYKTVSPEYMEAAWWGFSQAHDHDLVEQGKRSITQCPRCETAIANNEVEYEDVEDPSIYVKFPLAEREGNVVIWTTTPWTIPANTFVAVDADVEYVGVDAQKDGETERLYVAAGVVEHVLSEGRYDDYEIVEELTGEDLIGWEYDHPLRDEVPEAPDGEDALQVYDAEYVEVDRTGLVHSAPGHGEEDFERGRELGLDVFCPVGGDGVYEDAAGKYAGQFVKDADDEIIADLREKDLMLSSGTTNHSYGHCWRCDTGILQIVTDQWFITITDVKDDLLDNIGDSEWYPEWARESRFRDFVEEAPDWNVSRQRYWGIPIPIWLPDDWDGSMDEAVVVGDREELAARVDQDIDPESVDLHKDTVDDLTITEDGTTYRRVPDVFDVWLDSSVATWGTLNYPSETDEFEDLWPADLILEAHDQTRGWFWSQLGMGTAAVGESPYKQVLMHGHALMPDGRAMSKSKDIRVDPGEVMDEYGADPMRAFLLSLTARGEDMQFSYDETQEMQRRLNILWNVFRFPLPYMRMDGFDPEATTVEDVELDREDRWVLSRLQSVEAEATEAMEEFRQDQALDAVLEFVVEDVSRYYVQLVRERMWDEQDSESKRAAYATLYRVLREVVALLAPFTPFVAEEIYGHLTGEAEHPTVHMCEWPEADDDLRDAQLEEDVDLVRAVEEAGSNARQRAERKLRWPVTRAVVAPDDERVVDAVERHRGLLADRLNAREIQLVDPDDDWGELSYSAEADMSELGPAFGDRAGQVMNALNEARVDEPSLDALEAAVADALDDDEELTDEMVEFVTQTPDAVSGSAFSRNGDDLGVVYVDTELNEDIESEGYAREVIRRVQEMRKELDLDMDASIRLEIDVADDRVAGLVREHEDLIAQEVRAEELGDVDVDDGNRKTWEVEGVEVTLAVEPLAEAAA from the coding sequence ATGGACCGATTCGGGGAAGTCGACGACCAGTACGACCCCGACGCGGTGGAATCCCGCGTCTTCGACTACTGGGACGAGGTCGACGCCTACGAGAAAGCGAAAGCGTCACGCGAGGGTAACGAGCGGTACTTCTTCGTCGACGGCCCGCCCTACACCTCCGGCGCGGCCCACATGGGCCACGCGTGGAACAAGAGTCTCAAAGACGTCTACATCCGCTACAAGCGGATGCAGGGATTCGACGTCACCGACCGGCCGGGCTACGACATGCACGGCCTGCCCATCGAGACGAAAGTCGAGGAGGAGATGGACTTCGAGAACAAGAAAGACATCGAGGACTACGGCGTCGAGAACTTCATCGACGCCTGCCGGGACTTCGCCGAGGACAGCCTGCAGGGCCTGCAGGACGACTTCAAGTCCTTCGGCGTCTGGATGGACTGGGACGACCCCTACAAGACGGTCTCGCCGGAGTACATGGAGGCGGCGTGGTGGGGCTTCTCGCAAGCCCACGACCACGACCTCGTCGAGCAGGGCAAGCGCTCGATCACGCAGTGTCCCCGCTGCGAGACCGCGATCGCCAACAACGAGGTCGAGTACGAGGACGTCGAGGACCCCTCGATCTACGTGAAGTTCCCCCTCGCAGAGCGCGAGGGCAACGTCGTCATCTGGACGACGACGCCGTGGACGATCCCCGCGAACACGTTCGTCGCGGTCGACGCCGATGTCGAGTACGTCGGCGTCGACGCCCAGAAAGACGGCGAGACCGAACGCCTCTACGTCGCAGCCGGCGTCGTCGAGCACGTCCTCTCGGAGGGCCGGTACGACGACTACGAGATCGTCGAGGAACTCACCGGCGAGGACCTGATCGGCTGGGAGTACGACCACCCGCTGCGCGATGAGGTGCCCGAGGCCCCCGACGGCGAGGACGCCCTGCAGGTCTACGACGCCGAGTACGTCGAGGTCGACCGTACGGGACTCGTCCACTCCGCGCCCGGCCACGGTGAAGAGGACTTCGAGCGCGGTCGCGAGCTCGGCCTCGACGTGTTCTGTCCGGTCGGCGGCGACGGCGTCTACGAGGACGCCGCAGGCAAGTACGCCGGCCAGTTCGTCAAGGACGCCGACGACGAGATCATCGCCGACCTCCGAGAGAAAGACCTGATGCTCTCGTCGGGCACGACGAACCACAGCTACGGTCACTGTTGGCGGTGTGACACCGGCATCCTCCAGATCGTCACCGACCAGTGGTTCATCACGATCACCGACGTCAAAGACGACCTGCTCGACAACATCGGCGACTCGGAGTGGTACCCCGAGTGGGCCCGCGAGAGCCGCTTCCGTGACTTCGTCGAGGAAGCACCCGACTGGAACGTCTCCCGCCAGCGCTACTGGGGCATCCCCATCCCGATCTGGCTGCCGGACGACTGGGACGGCTCGATGGACGAGGCCGTCGTCGTCGGCGACCGCGAGGAACTCGCAGCACGCGTCGATCAGGACATCGACCCCGAATCGGTGGACCTCCACAAGGACACCGTCGACGACCTGACGATCACCGAAGACGGCACGACCTACCGCCGGGTCCCGGACGTGTTCGACGTTTGGCTCGACTCCTCGGTGGCGACGTGGGGGACACTGAACTACCCCTCCGAGACCGACGAGTTCGAGGACCTGTGGCCCGCCGATCTGATCCTCGAAGCCCACGACCAGACGCGGGGCTGGTTCTGGTCGCAACTCGGCATGGGCACCGCCGCCGTCGGCGAGTCGCCGTACAAGCAAGTGCTGATGCACGGCCACGCCCTGATGCCAGACGGCCGCGCGATGTCCAAGTCCAAGGACATCCGCGTCGACCCCGGCGAGGTCATGGACGAGTACGGCGCCGACCCGATGCGGGCGTTCTTGCTCTCGCTGACCGCCCGCGGCGAGGACATGCAGTTCTCCTACGACGAGACCCAGGAGATGCAACGGCGGCTCAACATCCTCTGGAACGTGTTCCGGTTCCCGCTGCCGTACATGCGGATGGACGGGTTCGATCCGGAGGCGACGACCGTCGAGGATGTCGAACTGGACCGCGAGGACCGCTGGGTGCTCTCCCGGCTCCAGTCCGTCGAAGCCGAGGCGACCGAGGCGATGGAGGAGTTCCGACAGGATCAGGCGCTCGACGCCGTACTGGAGTTCGTCGTCGAGGACGTGTCGCGGTACTACGTCCAACTCGTCCGCGAGCGCATGTGGGACGAACAGGACAGCGAGTCCAAGCGCGCCGCCTACGCGACGCTGTACCGGGTCCTCCGTGAGGTCGTCGCGCTGCTGGCGCCCTTCACACCCTTCGTCGCCGAGGAGATCTACGGCCACCTCACCGGCGAGGCCGAACACCCGACGGTCCACATGTGCGAGTGGCCCGAGGCCGACGACGACCTCCGCGACGCGCAGTTAGAGGAGGACGTCGATCTGGTGCGCGCCGTCGAGGAGGCCGGCTCCAACGCCCGCCAGCGCGCCGAACGCAAGCTTCGCTGGCCCGTCACCCGCGCCGTGGTCGCGCCCGACGACGAGCGCGTCGTCGACGCCGTCGAGCGCCACCGCGGCCTGCTGGCCGACCGCCTCAACGCCCGCGAGATCCAACTCGTCGACCCCGACGACGACTGGGGCGAGCTCAGCTACAGCGCCGAGGCCGACATGAGCGAACTCGGCCCGGCCTTCGGCGACCGCGCCGGACAGGTGATGAACGCACTCAACGAGGCTCGCGTCGACGAGCCGAGCCTCGACGCGCTCGAAGCCGCCGTCGCCGACGCGCTGGACGACGACGAGGAACTCACCGACGAGATGGTCGAGTTCGTCACGCAGACGCCCGACGCCGTCTCGGGCTCGGCGTTCTCGCGCAACGGCGACGATCTGGGCGTCGTCTACGTCGACACCGAACTCAACGAGGACATCGAGAGCGAGGGGTACGCCCGCGAGGTGATCCGACGCGTCCAAGAGATGCGCAAGGAACTCGATCTCGACATGGACGCCTCGATCCGACTGGAGATCGACGTGGCCGACGACCGCGTGGCCGGACTGGTGCGCGAGCACGAAGACCTGATCGCACAGGAGGTTCGCGCGGAGGAGCTGGGCGACGTGGATGTCGACGACGGCAACCGCAAGACGTGGGAGGTCGAAGGCGTCGAAGTGACGCTGGCCGTCGAGCCGCTGGCGGAAGCCGCTGCGTAG
- a CDS encoding DUF7860 family protein, translating to MAHISGRYGDLDYPKLAKYGFLTGAVLFLGGALGEATLASGLVGEAPGWLDTLLVDAEILGVLCGLLAPLIFGIVMPLTE from the coding sequence ATGGCACACATCTCGGGTCGCTACGGCGACCTCGACTATCCCAAACTCGCAAAGTACGGCTTTCTGACCGGTGCGGTGCTGTTTCTCGGCGGCGCGCTCGGCGAAGCGACGCTGGCGTCCGGCCTCGTCGGCGAGGCTCCGGGGTGGCTCGACACGCTGCTGGTCGACGCCGAGATCCTCGGCGTGCTCTGCGGGCTGCTGGCGCCGCTGATCTTCGGCATCGTGATGCCGTTGACCGAGTGA
- a CDS encoding HIT family protein: MSEDCIFCRIVDGDIPSRSVYEDETVMAFLDANPLAPGHTLVIPKAHHETLADLPEDTGARVFEVLHQLAPEIEAAVDADASNVAFNNGEAAGQEVPHVHGHVIPRFEGDGGAPVHAIAGDRPDLSDEELDEIADEIAGRS; this comes from the coding sequence ATGTCCGAAGACTGCATCTTCTGTCGGATCGTCGACGGCGACATTCCCAGCCGAAGCGTCTACGAGGACGAGACGGTCATGGCGTTTCTCGACGCCAACCCGCTCGCGCCGGGGCACACGCTGGTGATCCCGAAGGCCCACCACGAGACGCTGGCCGACCTGCCCGAGGACACCGGCGCCCGCGTGTTCGAGGTGCTCCACCAGTTGGCCCCGGAAATCGAGGCTGCGGTCGACGCCGACGCGAGCAACGTCGCGTTCAACAACGGCGAGGCCGCCGGACAGGAGGTCCCCCACGTCCACGGGCACGTGATCCCGCGCTTCGAGGGCGACGGCGGCGCGCCGGTCCACGCGATCGCTGGCGATCGACCCGACCTTTCTGACGAGGAACTCGACGAGATCGCGGACGAGATCGCCGGGCGATCCTGA
- a CDS encoding MinD/ParA family ATP-binding protein, which produces MTEQPTTAAITGTAGGAGTTRLSVEAGATLARAGYSVALVDVAFATQGLAQYVSGRIDEDVVDLVTGDDPRPSDAAVDLGIDADGRLVAVPSQASFQALARAKTAGAAERFEAVLDRLDDAVDRVLVDVPPVATNPAVAAVTTADRVALVAPGTDRGVDSLQRSRARLTDVGTTDDLAVANRVDELPDGSIDLAIPESDATAVADAPATVDPDDEFAPAVAAFAEALFDEQLDLEFPEPDLVDRLRP; this is translated from the coding sequence ATGACTGAGCAGCCCACGACGGCGGCGATCACTGGCACGGCGGGCGGCGCCGGCACCACTAGACTATCGGTCGAAGCCGGTGCGACGCTGGCTCGCGCCGGGTACAGCGTCGCGCTCGTCGACGTCGCCTTCGCCACGCAGGGACTCGCACAGTACGTCTCGGGCCGGATCGACGAGGACGTCGTCGACCTCGTCACCGGCGATGATCCCCGACCGAGCGACGCCGCCGTCGATCTTGGTATCGACGCCGACGGCCGGCTGGTCGCGGTCCCGTCGCAGGCATCGTTTCAGGCACTCGCACGTGCCAAAACCGCCGGGGCAGCCGAGCGGTTCGAGGCCGTGCTCGATCGCCTCGACGACGCCGTCGATCGCGTGCTGGTCGACGTGCCGCCCGTGGCGACGAACCCCGCCGTCGCCGCCGTCACGACGGCCGACCGCGTCGCGCTCGTCGCACCCGGTACCGACCGCGGCGTCGACTCGCTCCAGCGCTCGCGAGCGCGACTGACCGACGTGGGGACGACCGACGATCTGGCGGTCGCAAACCGAGTCGACGAACTCCCAGACGGTTCGATCGACCTAGCGATTCCGGAGAGCGACGCGACCGCAGTGGCCGACGCCCCGGCAACCGTCGATCCGGACGACGAGTTCGCGCCGGCGGTCGCGGCGTTTGCAGAAGCACTGTTCGACGAGCAACTCGATCTGGAATTTCCGGAACCGGACCTCGTCGACCGACTGCGCCCTTAG
- a CDS encoding MinD/ParA family ATP-binding protein → MILAVTGGKGGVGKTTVALNLAHAIDGVAVDADLGMADLPEGRGPDLHDVLAGRAAPLEAVDESGPVDLLPCGRTLAGARAADPTALVDAVAAVERRYGDVVIDCPAGMSADAGLPLLAADACLLVAAPDAFALPDAIRTRALARVLDAAIERVVLNRAGASPPTGRVRDALGIPVETIPDAAVVDRARQSGRPVAAVAPDSPVADRFRSLAAVVGPDGR, encoded by the coding sequence GTGATCCTCGCAGTGACGGGGGGCAAAGGCGGCGTCGGCAAGACGACGGTCGCGCTCAATCTCGCCCACGCGATCGACGGCGTCGCGGTCGACGCCGACCTCGGGATGGCCGATCTCCCCGAAGGACGCGGGCCGGATCTCCACGACGTGCTGGCCGGGCGCGCAGCGCCGCTCGAAGCAGTCGACGAGAGCGGACCGGTCGATCTCCTCCCTTGTGGCCGAACGCTCGCCGGCGCTCGCGCGGCTGATCCGACCGCGCTCGTCGACGCCGTCGCTGCCGTCGAGCGTCGCTACGGCGATGTCGTGATCGACTGTCCGGCGGGGATGTCGGCCGACGCTGGCCTGCCGCTGCTTGCCGCCGACGCCTGCTTGCTTGTGGCCGCGCCCGACGCGTTCGCGCTGCCCGACGCCATCCGGACGCGAGCGCTGGCGCGCGTCCTCGACGCCGCGATCGAACGGGTCGTCCTGAACCGTGCCGGCGCCTCGCCGCCGACCGGCCGCGTCCGCGACGCGCTCGGGATCCCCGTCGAGACGATTCCCGACGCGGCCGTCGTCGATCGCGCCCGGCAATCAGGTCGGCCGGTCGCTGCTGTCGCCCCGGACTCCCCGGTGGCCGATCGGTTCCGTTCGCTCGCGGCAGTCGTCGGACCGGACGGCCGCTGA
- a CDS encoding DUF7856 family protein codes for MAQRAFRRRRQTADRDRIDHVPALVHVEIGDTRRCGQWIDLRDLGVDAEHIAAAIRDSSPDSASGADAASAPVVRGPTPGPLWESIGTVRPETTIDLRSALVTSAKLHGHESPHASELVTVREELAALSVDGCDAAAARRAVAAAGDAERELDERVATLRGRLQERPESDEIAQSLDDAVQELSERRTERIAAEQRLERKRERARTLRNRRGRRLQLQDRERNLERAVRADLVESIYPTFLDALGAIPGTTAGVSDPTKQAGADAALALARLSPDPSPVVLGVDRFPSPATAARWLGRPVLRV; via the coding sequence GTGGCCCAGAGAGCGTTCCGGAGGCGGCGTCAGACTGCAGATCGAGACCGGATCGACCACGTTCCAGCCCTCGTTCACGTCGAAATCGGAGACACCCGCCGGTGTGGACAGTGGATCGATCTACGCGATCTTGGCGTCGACGCCGAGCACATTGCGGCGGCCATTCGGGACAGCAGTCCGGACAGCGCGTCCGGTGCCGACGCCGCGTCCGCGCCGGTCGTCCGCGGCCCGACGCCCGGACCGCTCTGGGAGTCTATCGGGACAGTGAGGCCCGAGACGACCATCGACCTGCGGTCGGCTCTCGTGACCAGCGCTAAACTGCATGGTCACGAGTCGCCCCACGCGTCCGAGCTCGTCACCGTCCGCGAGGAGCTCGCGGCGCTGTCGGTCGACGGCTGCGACGCAGCGGCGGCCAGACGCGCGGTCGCGGCTGCTGGCGATGCCGAGCGCGAACTCGACGAACGGGTGGCGACGCTGCGCGGTCGCCTGCAGGAGCGCCCCGAGAGCGATGAGATTGCCCAGTCGCTCGACGATGCTGTCCAAGAACTATCGGAGCGTCGGACCGAGCGCATCGCCGCCGAACAGCGACTGGAACGAAAACGCGAGCGAGCCCGCACGCTCCGAAATCGGCGGGGCCGGCGACTCCAATTACAGGACCGCGAGCGAAACCTCGAACGGGCTGTCAGGGCTGATCTCGTCGAGTCGATCTATCCCACCTTTCTCGACGCGCTGGGGGCAATTCCGGGCACGACTGCTGGCGTCTCCGATCCGACCAAGCAGGCCGGTGCCGACGCCGCGCTGGCGCTTGCCCGGCTCTCGCCAGACCCCTCACCCGTCGTCCTCGGCGTCGATCGGTTCCCGTCGCCAGCGACCGCCGCTCGATGGCTCGGCCGGCCGGTCCTGAGAGTTTAA
- a CDS encoding GNAT family N-acetyltransferase — protein MDVRELDAEAERREAVPILRQLWPDADPKEIIDWTGEEEYHLFGRFDGDDIVGVAGVQLGNHLHHARIAWLYDLVVDEPRRGGGHGTALLEHVEAWVTQQDCEYVALANPLGGGAVHEYYENRDYEKWGYVIEKEL, from the coding sequence ATGGACGTTCGAGAACTCGACGCCGAAGCAGAACGGCGCGAGGCTGTCCCGATCCTGCGCCAGCTGTGGCCCGACGCCGATCCAAAGGAGATCATCGACTGGACCGGCGAGGAGGAGTACCACCTGTTCGGGCGCTTCGACGGCGACGATATCGTGGGCGTCGCCGGCGTCCAGCTTGGAAATCACCTCCATCACGCTCGAATCGCGTGGCTCTACGACCTCGTCGTCGACGAGCCGCGACGCGGTGGAGGACACGGTACCGCGCTGCTGGAACACGTTGAGGCGTGGGTCACCCAACAGGACTGCGAGTACGTCGCGCTGGCGAACCCACTCGGCGGAGGCGCCGTCCACGAGTATTACGAGAATCGAGACTACGAGAAGTGGGGCTACGTGATCGAGAAAGAACTCTGA
- a CDS encoding CGCGG family putative rSAM-modified RiPP protein has product MGTSDHGHGDVDPVTDRVHENSWSANMEKPEHAGDPDLVVEQAIDAIEHTAGGHHVNLVTHGENGHPAEYLYDALDAEYGEAVDWEYVEQCGCGGHVTRVHVE; this is encoded by the coding sequence ATGGGCACGAGCGACCACGGCCACGGCGATGTCGACCCGGTAACCGACCGCGTTCACGAGAACTCGTGGTCGGCGAACATGGAGAAACCCGAACACGCTGGCGACCCCGACCTCGTCGTCGAGCAGGCGATCGACGCCATCGAACACACCGCGGGCGGCCACCACGTCAACCTCGTCACGCACGGCGAGAACGGCCATCCCGCGGAGTATCTCTACGACGCGCTCGACGCCGAATACGGCGAAGCGGTCGACTGGGAGTACGTCGAGCAGTGTGGCTGTGGCGGCCACGTCACGCGGGTCCACGTCGAGTGA
- a CDS encoding DUF7857 domain-containing protein: MTELEWTVRREGDVTLVEAVVSRKTAPVAADPALTVTVESLLDGPVWPPRREGVRVAGWSGDRFETAVPAGGRVAVGFASPADPVEPPVEIVDRSRGDVSSADGATPSDVLRALGDPSPPPEAVPEPESHASDRTAGASDS, encoded by the coding sequence ATGACAGAACTGGAGTGGACCGTCCGCCGCGAGGGCGACGTGACGCTGGTCGAAGCGGTCGTCTCACGGAAAACGGCGCCGGTCGCGGCGGACCCAGCACTGACTGTTACCGTCGAGAGCCTGCTGGATGGACCGGTGTGGCCGCCGCGACGCGAGGGCGTCCGGGTCGCGGGCTGGTCCGGCGATCGGTTCGAAACTGCTGTGCCTGCCGGCGGTCGGGTGGCCGTCGGCTTCGCCAGTCCGGCCGACCCGGTCGAGCCACCCGTCGAAATCGTTGATCGCAGCCGCGGCGATGTTAGCTCCGCTGACGGCGCGACGCCGTCGGACGTGCTCCGCGCGCTCGGCGATCCATCGCCGCCGCCGGAGGCCGTTCCGGAGCCCGAGTCACACGCCAGCGATCGCACTGCGGGGGCGAGCGACTCGTGA
- a CDS encoding DUF460 domain-containing protein has product MSHRTSALDAVVFGVDVQSGDVRGDAPSYALCVFDGESIERDVVSYRKLRRVIADREPAMVATDNMYELAENKDALIALLGDLPDGTRLVQVTGDERPEPLSRVAKRHGVPYGKDPMQEAEAAARLAARNVGYEVSAFTDTTEVKVARGRSTGKGGWSEDRYTRKIHGSVKRRSREVESELDDAALDYEKDVTEKYGGFSNAIFRVSGRPEDIPVSRERSGDVRIEIERERRDGIEFHPLVKRRDHVLVGIDPGTTTAVAVVGLDGEVLDVLSTRTADTADVIEWIVERGRPIVVAADVTPMPETVEKIRRSFDAAPWTPTSDLPVDTKQHRTREEGYDNDHERDAMAAALSAFDEREDQFRRIARKVPPEFDPGEVTARVVTGEESVEAVLDDLTEPEDDDAEETEHTTRELTEEERRIRDLERQVERLQSHVDQLEDTVDEKDERIEELEGELDEARREERREARERREVTRLQRKNERLEREIDDLEDETETLESKLDRLKELWKLDHSNFADVSAKKKDLVPVKPVEKFTTNALEQAHENYGLAEDDVIFLRDASGAGRSTAERLVDVEPWVVLKAGGDLSEVADEILFENDIPVGPAADVRMQEVDELAVARESDIESVIEDWKDRAEERRKEQNAEMVDQIISEHRVRDDEAGASGL; this is encoded by the coding sequence TGTCTTCGACGGCGAGTCGATCGAGCGCGATGTCGTCAGCTACCGCAAGCTCCGCCGGGTGATCGCGGATCGGGAACCCGCGATGGTCGCCACCGACAACATGTACGAGCTCGCGGAGAACAAAGACGCCCTGATCGCGCTGCTCGGCGACCTGCCCGACGGCACCCGGCTCGTGCAGGTGACCGGCGACGAGCGGCCCGAGCCCCTCTCGCGGGTTGCCAAGCGCCACGGCGTCCCCTACGGCAAGGATCCGATGCAGGAAGCCGAGGCCGCGGCGCGACTCGCCGCCCGAAACGTCGGCTACGAGGTCTCCGCGTTCACGGACACGACCGAAGTCAAGGTGGCCCGAGGGCGCTCGACGGGCAAGGGCGGGTGGAGCGAGGATCGCTACACGCGCAAGATCCACGGCTCGGTCAAGCGCCGCTCGCGGGAGGTCGAAAGCGAACTCGACGACGCCGCTCTCGACTACGAGAAAGACGTGACCGAGAAGTACGGCGGGTTCAGCAACGCCATTTTTCGAGTGTCGGGACGGCCCGAGGACATCCCCGTCTCCCGAGAACGCTCGGGCGACGTGCGCATCGAGATCGAGCGCGAGCGCCGCGACGGCATCGAGTTCCACCCGCTGGTCAAGCGCCGGGATCACGTGCTCGTCGGGATCGACCCCGGGACGACGACCGCCGTCGCCGTCGTCGGCCTCGACGGCGAGGTGCTGGACGTGCTCTCGACGCGAACGGCCGACACCGCCGACGTGATCGAGTGGATCGTCGAGCGCGGGCGGCCGATCGTCGTCGCCGCCGACGTGACGCCGATGCCCGAGACCGTCGAGAAGATCCGCCGGAGTTTCGACGCCGCGCCGTGGACGCCGACCTCCGATCTCCCGGTCGATACCAAGCAACACCGCACGCGCGAGGAGGGGTACGACAACGATCACGAACGGGACGCCATGGCCGCCGCGCTGTCGGCGTTCGACGAGCGCGAGGACCAGTTCCGCCGGATCGCCCGCAAGGTCCCCCCGGAGTTCGATCCGGGCGAGGTTACCGCCCGCGTCGTGACCGGCGAGGAATCCGTCGAGGCCGTGCTGGACGACCTCACCGAGCCGGAGGACGACGACGCCGAGGAAACCGAGCACACGACCCGGGAACTCACCGAGGAAGAACGGCGCATCCGCGACCTCGAACGCCAGGTCGAGCGCCTGCAGTCCCACGTCGACCAGTTGGAAGACACCGTCGACGAAAAAGACGAGCGCATCGAGGAACTCGAGGGCGAACTCGACGAGGCCCGCCGCGAGGAGCGCCGCGAGGCCCGCGAGCGCCGCGAGGTGACGCGGCTCCAGCGCAAGAACGAGCGCCTCGAACGCGAGATCGACGACCTCGAAGACGAGACCGAGACGCTCGAAAGCAAACTCGACCGCCTGAAAGAGCTCTGGAAGCTCGACCACTCGAACTTCGCGGACGTTTCGGCGAAGAAGAAGGATCTGGTCCCCGTAAAGCCCGTCGAGAAGTTCACCACGAACGCCCTAGAGCAGGCCCACGAAAACTACGGACTGGCCGAAGACGACGTGATCTTCCTCCGGGACGCAAGCGGCGCGGGGCGCTCGACGGCCGAGCGCCTCGTCGATGTCGAGCCGTGGGTCGTCCTGAAAGCCGGCGGCGACCTCTCGGAGGTTGCCGACGAGATCCTTTTCGAGAACGACATTCCGGTCGGCCCCGCCGCGGACGTTCGGATGCAGGAGGTCGACGAACTCGCGGTGGCGCGCGAATCCGACATCGAGAGCGTGATCGAGGACTGGAAAGATAGAGCAGAGGAACGGCGCAAAGAGCAAAACGCCGAGATGGTCGACCAGATCATCAGCGAGCACCGGGTGCGCGACGACGAGGCCGGAGCGTCCGGTCTCTAA
- a CDS encoding DUF7858 family protein — MLSEIAAGIEVTDKQCERGVATVDETDADLADGLRAVEAELPCSAGAAAAVVSTYIAGASVGDAADEAGLVPMTAAKTLHLLGVEGLSPLAPEARRIVRDWQSGDLSRADAQALTGATEAEFALASYVEAHDPLPDAAELVRGVLRDDADAAVEKRDRLSATMSGVDDLL, encoded by the coding sequence ATGCTATCGGAGATTGCCGCCGGGATCGAGGTCACCGATAAGCAGTGCGAGCGCGGCGTTGCGACGGTCGACGAGACTGACGCCGACCTCGCCGACGGCCTGCGTGCCGTCGAGGCCGAACTGCCGTGCTCGGCCGGCGCCGCCGCGGCGGTCGTCAGCACGTACATCGCTGGCGCGAGCGTCGGCGACGCCGCCGACGAGGCGGGGCTCGTCCCGATGACGGCGGCCAAGACGCTGCACCTGCTCGGCGTCGAGGGGCTCTCGCCGCTGGCACCGGAAGCTCGGCGGATCGTCAGGGACTGGCAGTCGGGCGATCTCTCGCGGGCTGACGCGCAGGCGCTGACCGGTGCGACCGAGGCCGAGTTCGCGTTGGCGTCGTACGTCGAGGCGCACGATCCGCTTCCCGACGCCGCCGAACTCGTTCGCGGCGTCCTGCGGGACGACGCCGACGCCGCGGTCGAGAAACGCGACCGCCTGTCGGCGACGATGAGCGGCGTCGACGACCTACTCTAA